The genomic stretch AGTGTGGCAGAGATACTATAGGCAAGGAAGACAAATCCACAGCCATAATACAACACGTGTCCAAGAGCCCTAACAGCCCCTTAAGAGGACAAACTGCTGTCTTTTGCATGATGGGAGGCATTTAATGTAATCTCTTGGCTCAATGGTACTTCCAGGAAATGGCGTTCTTTTAGGGCTCAGCACTGGCCTCTCATTGCAGCTGCCACTCCGCAGAGGCAACAGCCAGGTGGCCCGTGGCAAGGAGAGACCCATCTTTATTACCTCACGCACAGCTCCACCTCCGCTATCGTGACTGTTTCGTTCATGGGCCTGTTTTGGGGCTGTTCGTGGGACTGTTTTGTTCAGTGGACGAGGAAAACAGCTTATTTATCTGGTCAGGGAGAGGAGTATCTGTAGTGCATGTTTTCTGGTGGACACGTACATGGTATAGAAATATCAACTCTGAACTCATTCTAAGAATTCTATCCACCCATTCCTACAACATCCTTGTCACAACCTTAGATTCTTATTCTTTCCAACTTGGACCAGCTGGCTAACCCATTAACCACTGTCCAcgaatcagttaaaaaaaaatattgatacttCAAGCCATCTCTCTTTGTGTATGCAAAGTGGTAACACCCTAGGTTCTGCCCACTGGGATTTCCCTTCACTATTGTCTTTCAGGGTTACCTCTGTCCACTTTCAGCTAATGCCTGTACAGCATGCAGACCCATCCGTAAAGTACTTTTTCCTCTCCCATTAGCTGACATAGGGAACGCCCCAATGAGGCCAACTGAATTAAAGGAAGAAACCAAGGCAGTAGGACCATATGCCTATAGATACTCAATCCGGTTATGTCATTGGTGTAACACATAAATACATGAGATACCAACATGACCAAGATCCTTCAGGATTATGACAAGAGAATGTGATGACAGCCCTCAAGTAAAACAGTTCAAGTATACTGCTGTTCCTCTAATTAATTTTCATTACTTTGTAGACAGGGATAAGAGGAAAAGAACACTGTACTCCACAGACAACTACATTCAGAATCACGGCTGAAGCTGGCTGTGATCACGAGACCATTGCTCATGACAACTTCAGTTGTTTGGTGGTGCCGTTCATCTGATTCCCCGGagattgcttttgttcttctatCTTGGTGTGAGTTCGGGATTGGGGAGAGTTCAGTTCTAGAAGATTGTACTTGACCTTTCCCAATCTAGTAGCCCTCCCTCCACTGACCAGAAGACAAAGTTACTTCACCAGTTACTAAGTATGTCTAATCTCATCCTACATGGTGGGGATGGGTAGGAGGATGGGAGCCATTACTCCACATTACCCACTGATAGCTCAATCCACAACATCACCTATTGGCTGAACTCCAGGAGCTCCTACTCCGGCCATGGTCGACGCCCTCTGGTTTCCAGGACGAAGCTGGGAAACACTTCAGTGTACACTTCTGGCCATGTTGTGTTCTTACCTGAGTTGCAATTTGCAAGGTCAGTTTGAGGAACAAAATACAGGAAGTGTTCCTTTTGTACTAgatggtttatttaaaaagtagtaagaGTCTAATTCAATTCTGATGTTAGGATACTTGCCCTCCTAAAATTACAGCCAATCTGTGATTTCCTTTGAGATTTTTCCTTTCGTACATAGCCTTGGTGAGACTGAGGTGCTAAGAGACGGAAATGTGACCTCAATTAGGCCAACTGGACGTTCTCTCCAAGTTTTTGACTCCTGAACAGTGTAAGAATATAACACAGATGTGATTCACCCTTAAGGAGACTTTCAGCTTTTACCACTGATAACCGTGAAGATGCCTGGGTTTCTTTCCCTTACAAACCTAGTCTTTTTCTTCTATACCGTGAAGCCCTCCATGACCCTGCAATACATACTTCTGCTTTAATGAGCTTGAGTCAGTCTCCACTGCATGCAACCAAAAACTAGCTGCAACAGGTAGGGACTGGGGCAGCGCTGTGATGGACAGCAGGAGTCCACAACTCTCTTAGTGCTCTGCCTGAGTGTAAAACTCAGCTCCTATGGCATTTGACTCGAATTCTCTGAAGATAACTGATTGGTTCCATTTACTCTATCAGCTGTTGGTACTTTTTCCCATAGTACTTGGGGTAAtccttttatggtttctgtgtaaATGAAGCCAACCCACACTTATTTTCTCCACAGGTAAACTAACACTGGCAAAGTAATCTACAATCAGACTAAAATGCCTATATAAAACACCTGGAAAAGTTATTGCCTGAGCCCTAGCTAGAATTTTACCCATGACAGAGCGGCCATGTCTTCACATAGACAACACAAATAGCACAGGAAGATCAGATGCGTAAGAGCAAACCAACCTTGTTTCTCAAGGAATATCCCAACAGCCTGAGAAATTTAAACCACAAAAACAGCACTCTACATGAAGGGCCAGTCATGTGGtcacacgtgtgcacatgcacGCATACAGGGTATGTAGGGGTTTCCTACTACCAAAAATCTTGCTTTAGCTTCTTTACCCTTAGGCCAAAAACCCATCTTACAAAAGCTTTTACAACCAAAACCTCACAGCTCACCTTCCTTCCCCACAGTCATCAACCATCCTTTGCACAGGCAGTTTCCCTCCTGACCCCCGCTTCTGGCGTAACACACCAACTGAAGACCAGCACCAGTGACTGTCAGGTTAGTATACGTTCCTGGGTTCCTGGGTCCCACTGGTGAGAGTGTTTTCAAACCAAATTTACCTGATGTGTTGCTTAAAGGAAAAACTGTTATACCCAttttatacagatgaggaaactaaaactcAGAAAGGTAGTAAACCTGCCCCAAGTTTCTAGCTAACAAGAGACTTAAACTCCTACTTCTGACTCTAGAATCAATGTTCTTAACTATTCTATATAGACATAACTTTGCCGcttccaaataaattttagaaacatttttccaAGTTCTGGGGAAAGGGAAACTAGCATTTTCATCGAAATTGGCATTAATTACTTTTGAACACTTTTGCCATGGTTTTCTACACTGAGTTTAATGAGGTATGCTGCTTCAACTCCACTCGTGAGCTGAGTGGTCACCACACCTGTATTTCAGGGTGAGTGGTCACCACACCTGTATTTCAGGGCGGTCAGCAGATACTGGTCCAATGAACGGTCTCTACCCTCACCCTTTCACTAGCTGAACCCACAAAAATACATGTGGGTCTTTGGGGTCCTCCATACCACCCATTCTAATGACACCCTTCTCAAGGGCCCTGGCCTACAGGGGTGACTGTGGCACAATGCCAATGTGACCAACTCAGTTTGACTAATAAATCCCAAACAGAATCAAAATTCCCTTTCTTTACCGTTGAATGTCAGCCCAGTGCTATTCACAACAAATTGGCTCTTGGCTTTCCAGAAGACAGTAAAAGCAACTTCCAACTTTGTAGACCTCTAGATTCTCTTCATCTTGAAACTGCTGCTACGGATGTATTACTTTCCATCTTAGTTGGGTCCTCCCAAAATTCTTGACCAGCCCCAGAACCTGGTCTCTAATTCTCATCTCTCACTGATAATCCTCAAAAACAAGGCTCAAGTATCCCCACCCTGCATCTCCACACCAGAACCAAACCTGCACTTAAATGTGCTCCTGCTCTGGCTTTCTGGACACCTACACGTTCATCAGAGCACCCAAACTGGTATCTAGGATACCGTGCGATGTAATTTAACAGTCTAGGGAGGAGCACCCACTCCATTCAGCTTTATGTCCTGATGCAGTCAATTAAATGACTGAAAACCAAAGGCTCAGAAAACCACTGTGGAGTGGGCGAGGCTGCATTTAAAAGAGCAACATGAAGGTGGGGATCTTTAGTCTATGAAACAGATAAAGAACATATGCGGACTAGGAGCCAAAAACCCCATTTTCAGACTCACCAGCTGCCTTGTGAAACCTCGAGGAAGTCCTTACTTCCTTAACCACAGAAGTTTATTACTTCTATGGTTCAATGGTCTTCTAACTGGTCTCTGTCCTTCATCCACTCTTCAACtatcataaaaaatgttaaaatcaataaacagtgTCCAGGATTATTAGCTCTGGAGCCAGGAATACAGGGGTTCAAACCCCAGCCGCATCATTGACAAGTTGTGCATCCTTCTCATGTATGTATGGAATATTATCTACACTTCATTAACTTGTGGAATTAGATGACATTCAGCACTTAAGAGTACACAGGCTCaacaaaggttaaatataaaatgactgcttattacaaaatcacatcCAAATTCCTAAGCAGTTACACGAAAGCTTTCAAATAAGGCTCCTAATTAGTAACCCCAGCTGCCATTGTATACCCCTTCCTACTCTACCAGGAACTGTTCAGGAAGTTTACTTAGAGGTCAAGTAACAGAACCCAGACCACACAACTACCCAGCCACCTGGTATATTCAACTCCCTATGCTGATGTGGAAGCCTAGCCTTTCACCCGGGATCCCTGAAGACCTGTGTCAAACTCTTCTACAACTCTGACTTGTAAATTCTGGTCCTACTCCTAGCAGTACTTAATGATGCCTGACAGTACCAAGTCAGTTAGTGTTATTTTGTCACAAAACAGACCCACACATACTTACTCATCATTTAAGCCCACAGCAAGCAGGGACTTATGCCAGGTACTGGTGTAAGGCAGGGAACCCAACTGTCAGGGGCAACAATAACCCAAATTAAAATACCTGTAGTTACTGCTGGTATCAGTTTCCTAAGAGCTTGGCACAGGGTGTTACTCTGAGAGTCTGAGGAGAGCCAGTGCAGAATTGAAGGGACATATCAGAGCAGTGGCCTTACAGAGCATTTAAGAGATGGACTGAATAAATGTTACTCATAATCTCAACTATTCACAACTCTCAAATACCTACTAGTGTGACCATCTACAGCAAATTGAATAACTGAATCCTTGTGTGTAGACTGAAAAATGGAGACTGATACAGGTATTGGCTAAATTTGTTCTGAAATTCTAactgttttagttttctgaagatgATGGTAACAACAGACAAAATATCAAGAGGAAGGATATGTCCACTCTATctttagaaacattaaaaatatattaactgtgATCTAAAAACAAGTTTGCAATTTGAACCAATGTATCTTGAGACTGAATGGGCAAAAACATAGAAAACTAAGACATACCTAACCTGTAAGGCTTATACTCCTGTATCACTTGACTACTGAAAAATTAGAAGGATTTTAATttgcaagtctttttttttccagaaagcaaTATTAATATAATGTAAACCAGAACATCTACTTAATAAAGTCAACAAACCAAAGTAATTTTGTTAGATAAATTAACCCCTTTATTGTATGCTAGCAATGCTTCAAATTGTGGAGCTGGTCTACTGGTCTTTCAATTCCTTCAGTCTTCTGATGGCCGACTTTACTGTGACAGCAGAAGTGGtgctggaaagaaaaacaaatttgggtCCAACATAATTAACTGTCAACACGTGAAATGGCTAACGAGCAGATCTGCCTCATTTTTACAGTCCAATCTAAACGATGACAGATAGCATCCTCTATGTGTCATATCTCTGGGCTCTTGCAGAATGAGACAGGCAACCTCTTGCATCTGACTTCTCAAACAGAGCATAAACACATTAACATGGAAGAATGGTTGCAAGAGACTGATGTAAACTCATAAAAGAGGTAATGAACAAAATGCTAGAAGAaactaataaattataaaatggtaCAATAAATAGGAGGTACCAAGAAAACCATGTCCAAGGCGGTAGAACGGACTAAAGCACATTTTGGAAAGACAGCTATCTATTACTACAAGATTTAGGAACAGTACCTGAAAAacacatccccaccccaccctaccctgGGGGTATCTGAATGCTAACTCGTTTTACTATCACAACCAAGAGAACTCCCTACTCCCACCCTGCCTTCTGCCCTCCGAAAACCCCACAGGCACTTATACACATACCCATTGTAGTCATGTCAACATTTTCCAATTTTACAGTGcctcagttttaaaattaaattaaaattcaattctTCAACCACACTAGCCAAACCATCTTACATAGAGATGGCTAGTAGACTGGACAGCACAAGTCAAGACACTGGCCTGAGGAAGAACACCTCAGCCTTCAGGGTCAGCGATGAATTCCAAGATTAGGCCCCTTCAGAGCCACAGAAGTACCCCAACTTCCAGAGCTGAGCCACCTTAAAGAGGCCACGCAATCCAAAACCAGCCCAGAGTTAATCTCAGCAGCATCACCTGGCCCTTGTCAGGCTCACAGAGGCCCAAGCAATACTGTGGGTGGCAAATGTGTAGTGGTCCAGATGGCCTCAAGTCTCCACACGGTTAATAAGCTAAGCAACCCTCAGTTTCTAGAGCAGCAGCCTGCAGGTGCAAGTCAAAGTCCCCCACTATCACACCTGTACAGTGCTATGACTACGCTCATGATGACGACCCTAAGGACTTCAACGTGAATCAAGACTTAATTTGTTACTTCagtagttttctctctttgaatAACTCGAACCATAACTCAAaagtccggggggggggggggggggcggggacaacAAAAGCAGCCTTACTTTCTCAGTCCTGTGAAGAGATAAAACCAGCCCCCAGTGTCAAGCCGGGACTACCACTGGGCCACACACTTCCAAACACCACGAGGAAATGGACTCACTTGTAGGTCCAGGCACCGCCAGCGACCGTCTTCATGCAGGAGCCGCAGTGCCAGATCCCCACCGCTCGCCTCTTCATCTTGGTCTGCAAGAGACAACCCGTTTTTCCTGTGGGTCAAATGCACCCAGGAGTCTGACTTACACCAGAAAATGAAAATTGGCGTCCTCTTTAGGGAGATTGTTTATAACACCCCTAAGTTTCTTCACGCACAATTCGAAGTCATAGTGATGATAGTGCCAAAGATATGAAAGACCCCCTCCTAccccaaacaacaaaaacaaggacTGCTGTAACCAAGTCCTTGTAATACGGACATTACATGAAAACCTCTAGCAGCTCCAGCACACAGAACCGCCAGAACCATTTCTGCAGTGCAGGGTTGGCTTAGGCTGGGGCTCCGTCATCACTGTTAACCCTTTAGTTCCCAAGTGGTTTTCTGCGAGTGAAAAACGTTTCACCAAACCCAAAGTGTGCAACAATATTCCGTCTCCTTATAACTAACTGATCGTCCGTGGTGCGCACGGCTCGAACTGCTGAACAGGTGGGCACCAGCACTGTTTACAAACTTCGAGACGCCCGGAAGGACCCCTGCGCTCCCTCTCCCCCGACCCGAGCCAAGCCCGTTCTCACTTTGCCACAGAAGGAGCAAGTATACTTGGCGTGCTGGCTGATCTCAATTTTCTTCACCATCTTCCTGAGGGAGGCGCCATAACGGGTGCCGTATTTACCGACGATTCCGACTTTCTTGGTGCGTTTGGCCTGGTAAGAACGAACCAGCGTTATCAGGACCCCGAAAAGACAGAGCTTGCCCCACTGCCCCAAGACCCAGAGCCTCCGTAACCACTTCTCCactcacccagcccctgcctgtgccctggctgccccGACTCCACCCCGGAGCAACCAGGGGCCAAAGCGACCCCGGTGCTCCAAGAATTTCCTCCTAACCCGGCCCCAATGGCCCAGGCCCCGACCAGCCGCTCCACTCCGCTCCTCCGCTGCAGTGTGCGTCCAAGAGGAGCCACAAAGGCACGGAGGCCGAGGACACAGGGCAGGGCTAGCCAGCAGAGGCGAATTAGGGCGAAGAAACCAAGAGAAGAACAGATGCAGGTGGATAAACAACCTAGGCCCCAACGAGACAGACGATTACCATTTTGCCGCAAAAGAGGTCGGACCGCAAGAGGAAGCGGCGCACTGCGCAAGCGCGGCTTTAGGAAGACGAACGGAAGTGGGGCGTGTGAGGCCCAGCTAGGCTCTGAGCTCTATGGCCGGGCGGTTTCTTCCATCGCAAGGCCTGCTGGGTTGTGTGGCGGGGAGTTTCTCCATCAGGTTTACTGTGATTGACAGATCATAGCAACAGAGTATAGTGGAAGCCCCTTAAGCGTCCACGTTTTCTTACATCTCACAAATCCTGCAGTGTGGATACCGTTTCCTCCCTTTTTTGGACAAGGAAGAATTCAAATTTTAAGGGACTTGTTCACTGGCTCTTGGCTTCGAGAAGTGCTAAAATCTTGTGACTCCagctagtatttttttttccccctacatcGTATCTTTTAAAAGCAGCAGGCCTTGTGCAGGAGAACCAACACAGTGGTGACTAAAAACCAAGGCTCCACTCCAATGCGCCATATTGCTATAAGATGTTAAGAGtctatttaaaaagcacaaaaccCAAGGTCACTGCAAGTCAGTTCCATGAGGCAAGGCCTGTGTGTCTGCCTCTGCATCCCAGGACTGTGCAGAGAGCCTGGCACGAATCTGTAATGATGGATACTTGTTGAAAGTGGAAATGGTATCTTGCGTTGTATGATGATGAGATGGGTTTGTAAAATGTTTAGTTTGTCTGTGTCACTATAGTTCTGTTAGAACTAAAAAAAGGCTCTACCAGAgatgtccagccttttggcatctctgcgccacactgaaagaagagttgtcttgggccacacattaaatacacaaacacttctaaaaattgatgagaaaaaaaggttttaagtaaatttacaattttgtgttgggctgcattcatagccatcatGGGCGGCATGCAGCCGTGAGGACCCCAGGATGGACACCTGTGTGAGATGATTAACCCATACTTGAAACTGAGACGCCCAGGGAGGTCAGATGACTTGCTCAAGATCGTGCAGCTAATAAATAACTTCCAGATGAGTGCTCTTTCTGCCATATCACACGATGCAAGCTGTTTTCTCAGCTGCAAAGTGAGGATTGCATTCCATACCCTTTGTCAGGTTCTCGGGAGGATGAAATAACTTTGATGAAGTGCCTAGTGGGCatttctaagtgatggttgttatTGTTAAGGATCATGAGAAGACCTGATTTCATTGTCTCCTGGTGCCTTTTTACTGCTATTTCTTCTGCCACACCCAGGGGACTAAACAGATCTGCCTGCTGGTTTCCCTTAAAAATGTGCCCATCACTTTTCTCCTTAGTCTCtttaccttgaaaaaaatgaacctaTTACAGGCACAGCTGCTGCTACCTGAGGGTCCCCCAAGGGAGTGGGATGTGCTCAAGTTCTCTCAGTTGCATCACAGGCTCCATGGACCCTTTTCCACTTTAGGGTGAAGAATAGCAAAGGGCTCAAGGAGCAAGTCTTCCCCAACAGAGGAACACACTGCACTTGGGGAATGATATTTGGAAACCTTTCCACCAAAATTATGCCCTGCTCCCAGAAAACtattcatcaaaacaaaaatgtatacacATGGGTGCAAAAATGGGCTAGTAGAAGCTGTGTTAAAATACAAGCACTCCAATGCTCCAGCCTGCACCCCCAAGCCAAGCAGTGGAGTTCACTTGCCCTGGTCAGTAGGGGATCCTAGCCAGCCTCACGCTAGGGCAGCCTAAGTGGAGGGGCGCTCTCTTGGGCTGGCTCTCGAGTTTCGTTCAGATCAGCATTTAGAACATTTACCACCTCCCCACACCCATCCTCTGCAAGAGTAAGAATGCAATAGAGGGGCTGAAAATGTACTAGTTCATAATGGGAGGAAACTGTTTACGATCAGAGCGATTTTGTCAAAACtaaacaattttctttaaatagcaaCTTTGAGGGTGTACAAATAGCATGCTCATGAAATTATTTCCCAGTGGCTTCAGAGAATTGTGCCTCCCATAAAAATCTCCATTTGTCTTATCTGTGGTCCCATGATCTCCATCCCCATCCGAGGACCATCAGCTGTACAGATTGTTGACTGTAATGCGTATCCATAAAAGTCTCAGTAAAAATCACTGGTGAGTCACCTCTGGTCCTCAGGAGCACTCAAAATTCACTTTTGCTTTTAGAAAAGTCAGTTAAAAGTTGCTTCCAGAGAAGAGATCTTTTAGCTGTTGAGTCAACCAGTTCTCCTGGGGGTGTATGGAACATTTTATCTTTCAGAGAAATCTGAGGGGCAACCATCATCCCTGATCCATCTCATGCTGGAGATGGGGCTTATTCTGGAGACCCAGACTCCATGTTGTTCCTTCGCTTCCTGCTGGAAGAACTTCTCTTGCTTTGCCCTTCACTGAAGTGCCTGGTCACTATAGACAACAGCAAAGTTTGCAGAGAGGTCGCTAAGAACCTTGTGGTCCAAGATCTGCAGGGAAGGGCTAACTCAGCAAGAGGGGGCCAAGGCTGAGCCCTGATGCCCAGAAAGAATCCAGTGTGTGAAATGCATTCAGCACGTGggttctttcctccctcccttctctccacagaTTTACTTCAAATGCATTCTAGTTGCTGTTTCAATGGAGTTTTCACAGGGCATTGTTACAGGTACCACCCCCATCAGTAATGGAGCTACTCTGTGGCCCTTCATGCCATTGTTAGAGTCTGTGACTTTAAGTGGAATGACATATaaggaaaccaattttaccataggctaactgACATAAACAAGAGCTgagttcctacagcatctcatcaatgttataacaaaagAATATTGAATGAAACAGTGGTATTCGAGGACCTGTTGTATATTTCTACATAATTATATGCATTGGGAATATACTACCAATGCCTCCACCCCAAATTGCTTAAATTAGTTATTACCTCTACGAAGTAGGGCTAAGAGTCAAAGGAATGAGAATGTAGGGTGTGATATTTTTACGTACACATTTGggttaatttttataacaaatttgTTACAGTGAAAAGAAGTCACTGCGAAGCAGTGTGTAAAAGGAGTCttttcaataagtggtgctgACGTAACTGcatattcatatggaaaaaaactacCCTTGACCTTACCCCGCATACCAAACTAAACTGCAGGTGGATTGTACACCTAaacattaaaagacaaaacaataaaGCTTCCAGAAGGTATTGTATTCATAGCCttggtgtaacagggtgcagccaagaggggggccccaaacaggcatttggaatggggtccagaactcaaagtgtccaggaaatattaggatgtcctcacccctttccccgcacaggtgtgagttggggaaagggacacatggagcaggaacatgcaggtcTGTTTTGTTCAGCAAcaactttgcagctaacctctagcatggtcatttaa from Phyllostomus discolor isolate MPI-MPIP mPhyDis1 chromosome 4, mPhyDis1.pri.v3, whole genome shotgun sequence encodes the following:
- the RPL37A gene encoding 60S ribosomal protein L37a, with product MAKRTKKVGIVGKYGTRYGASLRKMVKKIEISQHAKYTCSFCGKTKMKRRAVGIWHCGSCMKTVAGGAWTYNTTSAVTVKSAIRRLKELKDQ